The following nucleotide sequence is from bacterium.
TTTAGGCTTTCGGCGCATTTTTGGCGTACGCCATTTCTGAATGACGCGGAAACAAAAGGCATGTCGGAATCCATCCAGCATTGAAAGATCATGGCGACCGTTTCGGCCTGCAAACTTTCATACGCATGGGAGTCCTCCGTTACCGTTTCTTTTCCTTTCTTTCTCTCCACCTTGAAGCTATAACGCTCCAAAAGGCGGAAACGGAACGATGTGCCTTCGTCCTCGCCTACGATGGCGGAGGCAAGATGAATGGCGACAAGATGGTACGCATTGGTGTACCGCGGTCTTGCTTTCCACCGGTTCATCGCGGAGACGGTTTCGCTTTTCGGCCGTTTTGGCTCTTTCGGCTCTTTTGATAGGAGCTTTCGCGCCGCCTTGAGCTTGTCGCTCTTCTTTCCTTTCGGAATGGGAAGAACAAGGTCGGCGGTTATTACGCCGATTTCGTCCCGCTTAACATCGAGCGCGTTTTGCAATGTCGCAAGAAGGCTTTGTACCCCTACGCCAGCGGAAGTAACAGTCTCCGTTAAGATGCTTCGCGTGAACTCGGCAAATTTGCCCCCTTCGTCAGTTTGAAGTTTCACCCTGAATGTCGCGGTGATGTCCTGCGGCTCGTGGGGTTTGGGTTTGAATTTCAATTCGTACCTCCTTTCTTGATTTCTTTGATTAGGGTTTCAGCTAAGGTTGGATTCTGCTCTCGTATGACCTCCAGCACTTCAGCTCGTCTGTTGATTGCCCGCTCAAGTTTGAAACGAGCTTTTTTATTCTGGCCAGAGCTTCGTTGAAGCTCGGCCGCGTTTGTTCCGATACTTTTCGTTAGAGCTCGGGTATGTTCCGCAAGCGATTTATCGCCTTTGGGCAGAGTTTTCTGCTTTTTTACAATGTTCATAACTGAATGTCTTTCTACTGCAGATAGTGTTTTTTGTCAATTTACTTTATTATCAATCTATGGTTAAATCTTATCAGAAAACCTTGAAACCCGCCTTTGTCCAGGGCGGAAACCGAGAACAGAGGACTTCGCGCGCCTCTTTTCCCGGCTAAACCACCGGTAACCCCGCGCGTGGCGCGGGACCTCAATATTTGACTTAGAACAAAAACGGCTAAGTAGAGCCAGAGTCGGACTCTATAGCGCCTGCTCTTTTGAGTGGTGGGTGGACTTAGACGCGCCAAAAGGAATAATAAGCTCTATAGCATCTGCTTTTTTTAGGGGTGGGAGGACAAGTTTGCTTGCTGGCGTAGTCGTCCCTCTATAGCATCTGCTCTTTGAGGGGTGGGTGGACACAAATCCACGACTCTATAGCACCTGCTTCTTTGAGGGGTGGGGGGGGGACGTGCGCGCACATCGCGGGCACACAAACTCTATAGTGCCTGCTCTTTTGAGGGGTGGGTGGACCGGGAGTCGTGGAGGAGGTAAAACCGACTCTATAGCACCTGCTTCTTTGAGGGGTGAGTGGACTTTCGCTTCATACTTAGGGAAATCTACTCTATAACATCTGCTCTTTGGGGGTAGTTCGCCCTCTTGAGAACCTGTTATCACAGGAGGATATTAGAAAATTCAAGGTTTAATTTATTCGGCTCGCGCAAGCGCGAGCCGTTTTTTATTCGTAAACCCGAAACACCTTGACCACGAAGTAGCAGACCTTGTGGCAAGGGGCCAGTGCCAACAAAAGTTAGTACTGGCCAAAAAAACCTTACCCTCGCGGAGCGCCTGCCTGCGTGCGGACAGAAGTACGGCAGGCAAGCGAGAGGGCGTTCCGTCAAGGTAATCCGGTAAAATATCCGCTTTTTCGTAAATACCCGCTTTTTTTCGGTGCAGTACAGCAGTTTGATTTAGGATGTCCTTTAGAGTAGAATCTGTATAATTGCCGGGGTGGCGGAATTGGTAGACGCACACGACTCAAAATCGTGCGGGGTAACCCATGGGAGTTCGATTCTCCCCTCCGGCACACGATCAAAGCAAGTGGCCGGAGAGCCGCAAACTGCTTTGCGGCGTGGGAGAATTGAAGGGGTTCTCCGTTATGATTTGGAAATTCTGATTTCAAAATCATCGGAAACCCGTACTGGTCATGTAATGACCGATAAGCGTACTCGCGGTCTCCCCTCCGGCACAAAACGCGAAACGAGAAATGGGGAAAGGGGTAGGTACCCTTATCTGTCCCACACCATACCAATTCAAAAACAGAGTGTATCATCAAATGAAAATTTTAGTGATAGTAGGGCCGACCGCAGTGGGAAAAAGCGACTTGACGGTTGAACTCGCTTTAAAGTTCAAAGGGGAAGTGATTTCCGCGGACTCTCGTCAAATATACGAAGGACTGGACATAGGAACCGGAAAAATTACAAAAGAAGAAATGCGCGGTATTCCCCACCACCTTTTGAGCGAAGTTAAACCCTCCAGACAGTTTTCCGTCGCGGAATTTAAAATTTTGGCCGAGCAAAAAATTGCCGACATCGCGGAGCGCGGAAAACTTCCGTTGGTTTGCGGAGGCACGGGTTTTTATATACAGGCGCTTGTAGATAATTTACTTTTGCCCGAAGTGCTTCCGGATAAAACTTTGCGAAACGAGCTGGAGAAAAAAACTTCACAGGAGCTTTTTAAAATTTTACGCGACTTTGACCCAAAGCGAGCCGGACTTATTGACGTGAAAAACAAAAGACGGCTTATCCGCGCCATAGAGATAATAAAAGCGCTTGGAAAAGTACCACTTCTCGCGAAGCCGGAAACAAAATTCAACCCACTTATTATAGGACTCGACCTGCCGGATGATACTCTGCGCAAGAATATAAGCGCCCGAATTAGCAAAAGAATCAAAAAAGGCATGATAGCGGAAGCGGAAGGACTGCGCAAAAAGGGCCTCACATGGAAAAGAATGAACGAACTTGGCCTTGAATACCGGTACTTGGCAAAATTGCTTCGCGAAGAGATTTCTCGCGAAGAATTTATAGCTGTTTTGGAGCAAAAAATCTGGCAATACGCGAAACGGCAAAGAACATGGTTTAGGCGGGACGGCCGAATAAAATGGTTTGAACCGTCCGAAGTAAAAAACGTGATTGCCGTGGTCTCTGATTTCCTTAGCAATGATTAGAGCATGTTTGAAAACCCTACCACAGATGTTTAAGAAATCCGCAAGCCGCTTGTTTCGCTCGCCAGCGCCGGATGAATTCCCTCCTTATTCGCTTATTCGTACGAATAAGCGAATAAATCTCATTGGATTTATGTGATTTAAATATGATATAATACAGCCACTTTGGTTTGGGTCCATAGTTTCAATGGTAAAACGTCGCTCTCCAAAAGCGAAGTTTCCCGTTCGAGTCGGGATGGGCCCGCAATAAAATTTTTTCGTCCTATCCCCGCGAGTTATGCTCGCGGGGATATTAGGCGAAAAATTTTTTGAGAACTCTTCCGTTCGGGGCACTCGCTTCGCTCGTTGCTCTCCGCCACGGGGAAACTCCCGTTTCCCCGACCCCCTTCCCACTATTCCTCGTCACCCCGAAGCAGAGCTTCGGGGTATCTCTCAGAATGAAAAACAGCCCTTCATATTAGGGCGGTTTTTACTTCTTCGTCTCTTTATGCGCCACCTGCTTCCTGCACCACTTGCACCACTTTTTAAGCTCTATTTTTCGCTCCACTTTTTTCTTATTTTTGCTTGACCAGTAATTAATGCGTTTGCATTTGGAACAAGCCAGTTTTATAAGTCGGTCTTGGGACATATGTAAGTCAAAAGTTAAAAGTGTAAAGTTGAAAGTTAATTAAGACAATAAAAAGAATAGCACAAATAAGAAAAAAAGCAAATAAAAACCGCGCAATTCGTCGAAACGAATTGCGCGGGTGAAGAACTTAAGGCGGGGGGATTATCCTCTTCCACCTCCGCCTTGGGTGGGCGGTTGCGGTAGGATGGGAGGAAGGATGTAGACCACCTGGTACTTCCCTTCTCCGAGTATCCATTTTTCCGTTTTCAAACTCTGGACAAACGGAACCGACCAGCGATTTTCCTCCTCGCTGAATGTACGGAGGACGAAAGCGAACGGAGCTTCGCCGCTATGGTCGGCGCCACCAAAGAGGACTTCCATAGGCCCTCCCCGTATTTCAAAGTATACAATCGCCGAGCGAATGTCTACTCCCCATAGGCCGACACCGGAAGGGTTTATCCCGAAGTCGTACTCCCCTTCAATCCCAATCCCCATATACCCGTGGGTGAAGCCGGCGACGCCTTTCGGTGCCCCGTTTTGAAGGCCGAGGACGTGTTCGCGCCTTTCATTTTCGAGTTGCGTTTGGAGGTAAATCTCCCCTTGCAAACCGGCAAGCCACGAGGGGAAATAGAGCCGCCCCGCATAGATACGAGGGTATACTTCCTGGGTTGAACCGTCCTCCCTACGGATTACAATCCGGGCATAACTTAACCCTGCGATTTTGATGGGCACCTCGCTTGCCAGCTTGAAGGCAATGTGGTTTTGCCCATCGGGAAACCATACTCCTCCGCCCTTTTTCACCTCCAGGTTGGAAGTATGGTTGTGGGAGAAAAGAATTTCTCCCATCTCGTCCCAGAGGTACGCATGGACTTCCGCTTTTCCCTTGAGCGTTCCGAGTTCAAACAGAAACGGCGTTTGCCGTAACTTCTGAACCACGGCATCGGCGCCGCCAGTTTGGATATTCGCATGAACGGATGCATGCCCGTACGGCACAATGCCGGCATGACTTATGTTGATCTCCCCGCTTTTCACAACATCCTTGGCGTAGGCCTTGAGGAGGCCCTCGCTTTGGATCATGGGAAGGGATAGGTCGTACCCCGTGGATGTCGGAAAAAGTTCTGAAGGAACTGGCAGACTCGTGCCACCTACGCCTCCACCGCCGGACGACTGCGCCAAGATTGGCGTTAAGATGATACAAATCGAAACCAACAAACCGATAATTTTTTTCATTCTTTTTTCCTTTCTTTCTTATTCAACCGCCATCTGGAAACCGCCGGAGGCCACGTAGGACTCTCGCTTCACTTCGTCCTTTTTTGATGTAGTATGGTTACTGACCGTTTTCGCCGTTTCTTCCGCAGACCATTTTTCAGGCCCGGGTTTTCCTCCGCGTTGCAAGTTTTGCATTGCCACCAAAACGATGGCGACAACAGCCAGTACGACCAAGATTTTTTTCATATTTTACTATCCGTTTTGCGCCATTGGGCGCAGGTTTTCCCCGCCTTTTGTCAAACAAAAAGAGCCACCAAGCTCTTTTAGTACACTGGATATTATTATACACATATTACGCTATTTGTCAACTTTTGTTGACTTCCCTCTCTTTTTGTTATAGGTTATTTCAGGACTTCGGTTTAACCTCAACTAAATTCAGAAATGAAGAAAATCGTGTTTTTTACAGAAGAAGGAGAGGACGCAATAGCGTGTTTCATCGGTGGCAAAGATGCCATCAGGAGAGTAAAGCAGAAAAGTAATATGGATGTAATAGTCATCCGAGTGGTTGATGTTGACAGCATCACTCACCCGGTCTTCTGCAAGGTGCTTGAGCTTTTGGCTGAAGTAGAAGACAAAACAGAGCAAACCGGCCTTTCCGAAACACTCTGTGGCGTCTTTGAAGCCGGTATCGACCATGCCTCTGCCGAGACGGCACACCGACATCGGACAAAGAAAAAGTGACACTGCCTCCGCACGGCCCACCTGACGTCTCATCAAAGTCGCCTCCTCACAAGATGGCGGCTTTTCTTTTGATACTTTGATATTAAAACAGAAAAGTTTCTATACTCCGAAAAGGACTACAAAAAAAGGGACTCCTGCCAACTATTTCATAAATTCAACAACGAGCATTCGACAGACGACGCCAATGGTCTAATTCGTACGAATAGGCGAATAGTTTGAGTCCATTTTTGATTTTTGATTCGGCTGTTTCGTAAAAGTGGAGATGATTTTGGTTCGCAAACAATCAAAACTTTACTGTTTGCATAATTTCGTCCAAGATTTTCATCTCCGAGTCAAAATATGCGTCAAAATTATCTGGCTGTGAAGTACCAGGAGGAGTTTCGTTTGTACCCGTTCCCGCAATTCTCTCTTCAAAGACAAAGCATTTGTCATTCCTGTCCAATAAATATTGCTTAAATCTATTGATTGAGCTCATTCCGCTCGTTGCTCCGTAAGGGGGATTTTCGAAATTATAAGAAGTACCATTTATAGTGATTTTCTCTTCAGACAGTGTACGCACGTTGGGACAAGAGCTTGGGTATATTTGCACAGAAAAGTTTTTATAATTAAACTTTCCATACTTTTGAACAAACGGTACTTCAAAACTGATAATCTGCGTCCCGTAAGAATTAGTGCTTTCAGTAAATACCGCGTTTTCCGGATACTGAAACGAGAAACCATACTCTTCATTGCGGTAGGTTTTCCATCGGGATGTATTTATAAGGCCTTTAAATTTAAAAGTTGAGATGATTTGGTCAAATTCAAGCTTATATGAATTTACCACTGATTGATCGGAAGAGATACCTACACTCAAAGATAGCAGAAAAATGCGGTCGCCTTTTTTGACATAAACCGCGGTTGATTTACTCACTTGTTCAAAAACAAATTCTCGCGCCAAATTGCCGTCAATATTAAAATCTCTAACGGAAATAAGTTTACTATGCACATTAGAACCGTATCCTTCTTTAAGAGATCTCTCAAATTGTTCCGCATCTGGTATATTTCGGACATTTTCATTGAGAGGAATGAAATCTAACACGGCTTTGTTTTTTCCAAGATCATCCGTCTCGGAAACTGAATTCTCATCCCAACTAACCAGTCTCACGGCTCCATCGCTCATAATCACAATCCTCCATTCTGCGGGAAAATAAAAAGAAAAATCCGCTGCCGGGTCATTGTAGATTTGCCATCCCTCCGGCACTTCAAATTGCGGCGATTCTTCTGCTTCGTCTCCCGCTAACGCTTCTTGATTTCCGTTGTCAATTGTTTGCTGTTGGTCTTTGGTTAGCAACAAATACCCGACCGCGCCGAGTAGAATTACGATAACGGCAACGAGAACCCAAATCAACCC
It contains:
- the rpmG gene encoding 50S ribosomal protein L33, with protein sequence MSQDRLIKLACSKCKRINYWSSKNKKKVERKIELKKWCKWCRKQVAHKETKK
- the miaA gene encoding tRNA (adenosine(37)-N6)-dimethylallyltransferase MiaA codes for the protein MKILVIVGPTAVGKSDLTVELALKFKGEVISADSRQIYEGLDIGTGKITKEEMRGIPHHLLSEVKPSRQFSVAEFKILAEQKIADIAERGKLPLVCGGTGFYIQALVDNLLLPEVLPDKTLRNELEKKTSQELFKILRDFDPKRAGLIDVKNKRRLIRAIEIIKALGKVPLLAKPETKFNPLIIGLDLPDDTLRKNISARISKRIKKGMIAEAEGLRKKGLTWKRMNELGLEYRYLAKLLREEISREEFIAVLEQKIWQYAKRQRTWFRRDGRIKWFEPSEVKNVIAVVSDFLSND
- a CDS encoding PsbP-related protein, coding for MENQGQDTNREPTTDYQQPTVGKGEQTPNPEPAKSKGLIWVLVAVIVILLGAVGYLLLTKDQQQTIDNGNQEALAGDEAEESPQFEVPEGWQIYNDPAADFSFYFPAEWRIVIMSDGAVRLVSWDENSVSETDDLGKNKAVLDFIPLNENVRNIPDAEQFERSLKEGYGSNVHSKLISVRDFNIDGNLAREFVFEQVSKSTAVYVKKGDRIFLLSLSVGISSDQSVVNSYKLEFDQIISTFKFKGLINTSRWKTYRNEEYGFSFQYPENAVFTESTNSYGTQIISFEVPFVQKYGKFNYKNFSVQIYPSSCPNVRTLSEEKITINGTSYNFENPPYGATSGMSSINRFKQYLLDRNDKCFVFEERIAGTGTNETPPGTSQPDNFDAYFDSEMKILDEIMQTVKF